DNA from Quercus lobata isolate SW786 chromosome 1, ValleyOak3.0 Primary Assembly, whole genome shotgun sequence:
gcctttttttcctcttttagataataatattattacattGCTCTTTTTTCACTGAAGTTGATGGgaaattgtgagaaaagaaaaagaaatgaattacATTTGAAATTAAAGCCCAACtcatgaatttaatcatttttatttggaatatgcaacatgcttttgcttcttttgcacacgtttaaatatttattaattaagaaaTGAGATGTGGATGATGTTTCATCATTCTATCTTCACTCTCGCAGAACAAAGAGAGCCCATGAACTAGAAATATAACCATACGCCGAAACAAAGGTAAACCCATTTCTctgttttgtttaaaatatcCACAGAGACAAGAGTCTAcggaaaattttaaacaattctGAAATAGAAGTATTCACCTATTTCACCATAAATTGTGTTCCATTGTCAAAACGTTCAGTTTACCCCGTCTCCTACTTCACAAGTGGCCATGGCCCAGAAGACATGTCTATGTCCCAGTAGTACCCACCACGTTATAATTTTTTCGAAGATGCCAAAAAATTTTTGACCTCTTTTAAACGGGTTTCCACCTATTTTTCGCAACTCCTGTAAACTTTACAAAAGATTGTAGTAGACCATAAGCAAACCTTTTTGTTTTATGAGACAAACGCGTAacgctaattttttttttttttaatcttttgaaatttcaaacttttgtcccttttttttttctctactctatattttactaataaaaattttgtcacatgttcacttaattaattaaatactactattaattaataatggtagtattaataagtcaataatgataatatttaattaattagatgaacatgtgataaatttttattgataaaatatagaGTAGAGCAGAAAAAGTTagtcaaaaaatttaaactcaatttattaaattatacatGAGAATTGACCATTAGTAAGAGTCTCGGACTGAGTCAAATTTCTCTATGTTGTGGGTCAATGGGGAAGGTGAGTAGGAAACTCCTCAGTAGGCACAGGCCATTCTTCACATGGCTACCCCTCCTTGCTCTAAATTCAGTCTGGTTTCACAAGTCTTCCGTATCCAACTTCCAAGTCAACTGGCGTGTTAATCAGAGAAACTACATGTTATATAGTGAAGAAACGAGAAAATAATTCATACAAATACGTTGTTTTAGTTTAGAATAATAGattcttgtttttttccctGTGAATCGAGAATTTGGAATGGCTTCTGTCtctctgtttgttttttttgctctctCGCACCTCGTGCTGCTTCACTcagctgaagaagaagaaaagcgaGAAAACGATTATTGTCGGCACTTTCAATGTGGAAAATTAGGTAACATTAGCTTCCCATTCACCAAAATCCCACCCCCATTATTCTCATTTTGCCATTTCATGCAAGTAGACTGTGACGAAACACCCCCGATGATCCACTTGCCGTGGGCGTGGAGAGAGAGACAATATGAAGTTTTAAACATCTCTTACACTACCACCACACAACACATCCGTGTCAAGGACCATTCGCTTTCGGAATACTTGAAATCCAATAAATGCCATTACTTGGACCATTTTGCttttccctctcatttttctACTTTTAAACTCACCACACCCAGTCGGACCCTATTCAAATGCAATCTTAATATTACTTCccctagaaattttaaaaaaatgacctGCAAACACTATAACATCTACTATAGTCCTTCAAACGAGGCTTCTCAGAATTTATCTTCTGAATGTTCAACTATTCAGCTGCCAGTGAACGAGACTTCACATAAAGATGAACTGAATTTAATTGCTGAGTTCGACCTTGAATTGCATATATCTGATGATTGTAGCAGTTGTCATGGTAAAGAAGGAAAAGGTATAGACATGGAATAACTCAAAAATGCTTTGATGCATACACACATGTACCTTCATGATCATATACATAGATataaactccttttttttttatgctgaAGTTGATCCTAATACATGTGTTGCTACTATTTCTGTCTGTTCCATGCCATAATCCACTCTGCAGCAATAGCTTTAGTTGATTTGGAGTAGTTTCAAATTTAGGTTATGAGAGAGATAGAAATAAAGTTTCAGTGAAACCTATGATCGGGTATGTCTGAGCTGGTTTTGAAAGGGCTTTTGCCTAACACTGTTAAGATCTCAAAGGATTCCAATTTAATTAGCTGTGTCACTTCTTTCTTCATTGTTGAAACTAACAACATATTTGTATCTATCTACTGTTGCAGagaataaaaacaacaacaaagtgGTGATACCATTAGGTAAGATGCATCTTCAATcatatttctttttgaaattgattgtatCATTTCATGCGAAAATAATTTCTCCTATTTCTGCTATTAGTTTTGTTACTGGGTCCATTTTCTCCACTACTATAATCCTAGAAGATGGCCTTGTGCCTTAAATACAATGATGCTAGAAGATGTtgtcaatatttaaatttcttcCCACAAGTTCCTTTGTGACTTTCattagaaaaattttgtatcTCTTGAATTCCTCCATTGCTGCCTTTCAGTCAGAACTTAACTCCAATTCCTTTCTCTGCTTTAGCTGTTGGATGCGCAGTCTTCTTCATGATTAtcttgttctttattttctggcAACTTTACAAGAAAAGAAATCCTTCTTCAAAATTGCTAGCAAGGAATACATATTCTGATCCATCCTCAAGATCAGAAGTGGAGGGGTGGAGTGTCTACTTTAGAGTCCCTGTTTTCTCCTACAATGAACTTGAAAAAGCTACCAATAATTTTCATGTTGAGAAAGAACTTGGGAATGGAGGATTCGGAACTGTTTATCATGGTAAGGTAATCAACTCATTGAATCAATTTCTAGATCACTTAAACTACAGTACAAACTTTCTTAACAAAaggttaaagaaaaatatgtgaaaataaaaaagaaagactttgaCATGATATTTTTCTCAACTAGGCAAACTCCATGATGGGAGGGAAGTTGCAGTCAAGCGCTTATATGGGCACAACCATAGACGAGTAGAGCAGTTCATCAATGAAGTTGAAATCCTAACACGATTGCGCCACAAGAATCTTGTCTCCCTTTATGGCTGCACTTCACGCAGCTGCCATGAACTTCTTCTTGTGTATGAATACATTCCCAATGGCACCGTTGCTGATCATATTCAAGGCCATCAAGCTACACCAGGTTCACTCACATGGCCAACTCGTATGAGCATTGCTATAGAAACTGCTAGTGCATTAGCTTACCTCCATGCTTCTGAAATCATACATCGCGACGTAAAGACTAACAACATCCTTCTTGATGACAATTTCTGCGTCAAAGTTGCTGATTTTGGGCTTTCCCGGCTGTTCCCTAACGATCTCAGCCATGTCTCAACAGCTCCTCAAGGGACACCAGGCTACGTTGACCCGGAATATGACCAATGCTACCAGCTTACTAGTAAGAGTGATGTCTACAGCTTTGGGGTTGTCCTCATGGAGCTCATATCATCACTGCCAGCCGTTGATATATTTAGGCAAAAGCATGAAATCAATTTGGCTGATTTGGCTGTAAACAAGATTGAAAACTGTGCATTCCATGAGTTGATCGACCCACATCTTGGATTTGAGTCAGATGATGGAATTAGAACAATGACCATTTTGGTGGCAAAGTTAGCTTTTCAATGTCTACAACAGGACAAGGAAACGAGGCCTTCCATGGATGAGGTATTGGAGGCTTTAAAGAAGATTCAAAGTGGTAAGGATGCGCATGAGGATCAAGAGATGGCATATGATGATGCTGGGATCCTTAATGTGCAGCAACCAGTTTCACCCGATCGTGATGAGGTTCGAGTGTTAAGGAATAAGCGGCTGCCAGTTTCAATCGAGGATGTAACCGATTTTTGGACTAGTAGGCCTACTACACCTAATATCAGTGgttgaaatttcattttcttttcaatgttTTCATCCACTTGTTTGGTTGTTCTTACTCATAGAGGCATATTATTGGTATTTAGATGTGAGGGATGcacaattaccaaaatacctaaaAATTTTGGTTCTTTGTTTGATTCTGTGTTCTATTTTTCGAATAAAAATCCTATTTTGAGTGTCACCCATCAAAACaccgttgttttttttttcaggggATGTACATTAATTTGCCGAAGcaactcttttaatttttttaatttataggtacaataaaaattcaacttatgacgtcagttaataattattattctttattattaagtcaagacactaattagttttttatataagtgaaatttgaaccacaaatctcttattcgacTACAATAGACTTTATtaatgtatgtatatatatctatatctatatataatataaaagcgAGAATGACCACATGTTGCTTTTGTATCTTGTTCATTGCACTAGAGCACTTGACAAAAGTTTCATCCAAAATAAAGACTTACTCTTGAATCATCGAGTaacaaaacaaatgaagaacTTCTCATATTATCAAATAGCCATGACTTTCTATAATTAcctttaattttccaaaacaatGCCACTTTCCACAAACGATAGTCTTTTTCCCTCTTGAATCAAAGGGAGTCTCCCATTTGTCCCGATGTTAGttaaatacaatttattttcaacttttggttccaaacatatttgaaactatCTTACTACAACTCATAATGTAACGATTAAACAAACCATTTATAAGTAGTTTTACtcacattacttttttaataagtcatatgacttttttaaaataatatacataaataGTATTATAAATCGATAcgtaaaaagttaaaatatattGCTCCTAACATATTTGGAGTCAAACtttgtttaaaatattattatttggtgCACGCTCTACTGCACAAATCAATGGTAAGGGTAGTGTTgttgaaattcttttttttttcttttttttttgaatggtgTGTAACTATGTTGCAAGGAAATATATCTAGAAATATATTTGGATAGTTTTATCAATCACCAAGAAATGAGAGgaattttcctccaaaaacTGTTTGCAAGTAAAACCATTGTAATACTAAATTATTGTGAGTGGGACTAGACCATAGTTAGGCAAAATTTGCCAGATAGCAtgattttaggaaaattttgggAAACTAGCACACCAAtgaaactattttataaattagactgtttttggaactcaagtttgggCTTGAACTTGAGTTtatcaaactcgagttccattcaATATTGCTGCATAGtgcttggaactcgagttccaaaaacaaTCCAACTtacaaaatagtttcaaaaggCATGCTATGTACCAAAAtcttttctagaaaattattaTTCAGCAAATTTTgccatagttttaaaaaccataACAGTCAAACAACCGAAAAATATCCCTGTTCCCGTTTCTGATTCgatcccttttttttatatatacgagatagaaattctactctaacctaattctagcctaatttaaatatgagaaatgatatgtccacaatattttcataacatttttacaacaaatcttaagtagcaagttgttactgattattattgttaaggcaaaaaagtaatcttagtattaggttcaaatttgaagcAATAAAAACAAACCACCTAGGTAAACTCCTTTGATTTGAACCAATAAAAACTAACCATCTAGGTAAACTCCTTTGATTTGAACCAATAAAAACTAACCATCTAGGTAAACCCAATAAAAactaatcttagtgttagtatGTTTGAAACTCCTTTCTACTAGGGACTTTTATCCGATGCCAATTTGAATAGCCGTTTAAACCCTGAACCATTTCATAAactcaaaagagaaagaatgtgGAAGAAAAACCAATCTTAAACCAAAccataacacacacacacaaaataccAATCGAAGAAAAATATGGTGATATTCATAGCTCGAACTCTCTCTACATCCCAAAAGCTCAAACACTCCCTCTATTCTCTCTCACAACGCTTTACCTTTGCCCAACATCAAGAATAACTCCCAACCCAAAACCCCACCATCTCCATTTCTCTTCAACTTCAAATCTTTCTCTTCCTCAATACCATCTATACCCTTTACCCGCGATGGAAATTACGAGG
Protein-coding regions in this window:
- the LOC115977940 gene encoding LEAF RUST 10 DISEASE-RESISTANCE LOCUS RECEPTOR-LIKE PROTEIN KINASE-like 1.1, with the translated sequence MASVSLFVFFALSHLVLLHSAEEEEKRENDYCRHFQCGKLGNISFPFTKIPPPLFSFCHFMQVDCDETPPMIHLPWAWRERQYEVLNISYTTTTQHIRVKDHSLSEYLKSNKCHYLDHFAFPSHFSTFKLTTPSRTLFKCNLNITSPRNFKKMTCKHYNIYYSPSNEASQNLSSECSTIQLPVNETSHKDELNLIAEFDLELHISDDCSSCHGKEGKENKNNNKVVIPLAVGCAVFFMIILFFIFWQLYKKRNPSSKLLARNTYSDPSSRSEVEGWSVYFRVPVFSYNELEKATNNFHVEKELGNGGFGTVYHGKLHDGREVAVKRLYGHNHRRVEQFINEVEILTRLRHKNLVSLYGCTSRSCHELLLVYEYIPNGTVADHIQGHQATPGSLTWPTRMSIAIETASALAYLHASEIIHRDVKTNNILLDDNFCVKVADFGLSRLFPNDLSHVSTAPQGTPGYVDPEYDQCYQLTSKSDVYSFGVVLMELISSLPAVDIFRQKHEINLADLAVNKIENCAFHELIDPHLGFESDDGIRTMTILVAKLAFQCLQQDKETRPSMDEVLEALKKIQSGKDAHEDQEMAYDDAGILNVQQPVSPDRDEVRVLRNKRLPVSIEDVTDFWTSRPTTPNISG